In one window of Streptomyces roseofulvus DNA:
- a CDS encoding sugar ABC transporter permease codes for MTATATAPPTPPGAARPPARRPRSRTANSRTGTSAWTPWLYLLPALAVLGALLVYPVYQLGLISFLEYTQAQVSGGEPTSFRGLANYTALFADPQFRQVLLATVVFAAACVAGTLAVGCALAVLLTRVRALPRLALMLAALGAWATPAVTGSTVWVFLFDADFGPVNRLLGLGDYSWTYGRYSAFALVLLEVVWCSFPFVMVTVYAGIRAVPTEVLEAAALDGASPWRIWRTVTAPLLRPILAVVTIQSVIWDFKVFTQIYVMTNGGGIAGQNLVLNVYAYQQAFASSQYSLGAAIGVVMLLLLLAVTLVYLRLLRRQGEEL; via the coding sequence ATGACCGCCACCGCCACCGCGCCGCCCACGCCCCCCGGCGCCGCGCGACCGCCCGCCCGCCGGCCCCGGAGCCGTACCGCGAACTCCCGCACCGGCACCTCCGCCTGGACCCCCTGGCTCTACCTGCTGCCCGCCCTCGCCGTCCTCGGCGCCCTCCTCGTCTACCCCGTCTACCAGCTCGGCCTGATCTCCTTCCTGGAGTACACCCAGGCCCAGGTCAGCGGCGGCGAACCCACCTCCTTCCGGGGCCTCGCCAACTACACGGCCCTCTTCGCCGACCCGCAGTTCCGCCAGGTCCTGCTCGCCACCGTCGTCTTCGCCGCCGCCTGCGTCGCCGGCACCCTCGCCGTCGGCTGCGCCCTCGCCGTCCTCCTCACCCGGGTACGGGCCCTGCCCCGCCTCGCCCTGATGCTGGCCGCGCTCGGCGCCTGGGCCACCCCCGCCGTCACCGGTTCCACCGTCTGGGTCTTCCTCTTCGACGCCGATTTCGGCCCCGTCAACAGACTCCTCGGCCTCGGCGACTACTCCTGGACCTACGGGCGGTACAGCGCCTTCGCGCTCGTCCTCCTCGAAGTCGTCTGGTGCTCGTTCCCCTTCGTGATGGTCACCGTCTACGCCGGGATCCGGGCCGTCCCCACCGAGGTCCTGGAGGCCGCCGCCCTCGACGGCGCCTCCCCGTGGCGGATCTGGCGCACCGTGACCGCGCCCCTGCTCCGCCCGATCCTCGCCGTCGTCACCATCCAGTCCGTCATCTGGGACTTCAAGGTCTTCACCCAGATCTACGTGATGACGAACGGCGGCGGCATCGCCGGCCAGAACCTCGTCCTCAACGTCTACGCCTACCAGCAGGCGTTCGCCTCCTCCCAGTACAGCCTGGGCGCCGCCATCGGCGTCGTCATGCTGCTGCTCCTGCTCGCGGTCACCCTGGTGTACCTGCGGCTGCTGCGCCGTCAGGGGGAGGAGCTGTGA
- a CDS encoding xanthine dehydrogenase family protein molybdopterin-binding subunit — MSSDATTAIPTLPFAEAAGAAPEPETPVLGLGASLPQADARAKAEGTFPYASDLWAEGLLWAAILRSPHAHARIVSVDTSAAEAMPGVRAVVTAADVPGAATYGRRVADRPVFADGLVRHHGEAIAAVAADHPDTARLATAAILVEYELLEPVTDPEKAFEAEPLHPDGNLIRHIPLRFGDPEATGEIVVEGLYRVGRQDPAPIGAEAGLAVPRPDGGVELYTASTDPHTDRDLAAACFGLTPEQVKVVVTGVPGATGDREDPGFQIPLGLLALRTGCPVKLTATREESFLGHAHRHPTLLRYRHHADAEGRLVKVEAQILLDAGAYADSSSESLAAAVAFACGPYVVPHAFVEGWAVRTNNPPSGHVRGEGAMQVCAAYEAQMDKLAARLGIDPAELRMRNVMSTGDLLPTGQTVTCPAPVAELLAAVRDFPLPALPKDTPEEDWLLPGGPEGAGEPGAVRRGVGYALGMVHMLGAEGTDEVSTATVRVLDGVATVICSAVDTGSGFTTLARQIVQETLGVDEVHVAPVDTDQPPAGAATHGRHTWVSGGAVERAAKMVRTQLLQPLAHKFGMSTELLQISDGKITSYDGVLSTTVAEEMHGKELWATAQCRPHPTEPLDESGQGDAFVGLAFCAIRAVVDVDIELGAVRVVEMAVAQDVGRVLNPAQLATRIEAGVTQGVGAALTENLRTARGLVRHPDFTGYALPTSLDAPDIRIVKLVEERDVVAPFGAKAASAVPVVTSPAAVAAAVRAATGRPVNRLPIRPQAAVAATP, encoded by the coding sequence GTGAGCAGCGACGCGACCACCGCCATTCCCACACTCCCCTTCGCGGAGGCCGCCGGGGCCGCGCCGGAGCCCGAGACCCCGGTCCTCGGACTCGGCGCCTCCCTCCCGCAGGCCGACGCCCGCGCCAAGGCCGAGGGCACCTTCCCGTACGCCTCCGACCTGTGGGCCGAGGGCCTGCTGTGGGCCGCCATCCTGCGCTCCCCGCACGCCCACGCCCGGATCGTCTCCGTCGACACCTCCGCCGCCGAGGCCATGCCCGGCGTACGGGCCGTGGTGACGGCCGCCGACGTGCCCGGCGCGGCCACCTACGGCCGGCGCGTCGCCGACCGGCCCGTCTTCGCCGACGGACTCGTCCGGCACCACGGCGAGGCCATCGCCGCCGTCGCCGCCGACCACCCCGACACCGCCCGGCTCGCCACCGCCGCCATCCTCGTCGAGTACGAGCTCCTGGAGCCCGTCACCGACCCGGAGAAGGCGTTCGAGGCCGAACCCCTCCACCCCGACGGCAACCTGATCCGGCACATCCCGCTGCGCTTCGGCGACCCCGAGGCCACCGGCGAGATCGTCGTCGAGGGCCTCTACCGGGTCGGCCGCCAGGACCCCGCCCCCATCGGCGCCGAGGCCGGACTGGCCGTGCCCCGCCCGGACGGCGGCGTCGAGCTGTACACCGCCTCCACCGACCCGCACACCGACCGCGACCTCGCCGCCGCCTGCTTCGGCCTCACCCCCGAGCAGGTCAAGGTCGTCGTCACCGGCGTCCCCGGCGCCACCGGCGACCGCGAGGACCCCGGCTTCCAGATCCCCCTCGGACTGCTCGCGCTGCGCACCGGCTGCCCGGTCAAGCTCACCGCCACCCGCGAGGAGTCCTTCCTCGGCCACGCCCACCGGCACCCCACCCTGCTGCGCTACCGCCACCACGCCGACGCCGAGGGCCGCCTGGTGAAGGTGGAGGCCCAGATCCTGCTGGACGCCGGCGCGTACGCCGACTCCTCGTCCGAGTCCCTCGCCGCCGCCGTCGCCTTCGCCTGCGGCCCGTACGTCGTCCCCCACGCCTTCGTCGAGGGCTGGGCGGTCCGCACCAACAACCCGCCGTCCGGACACGTCCGCGGCGAGGGCGCGATGCAGGTCTGCGCCGCGTACGAGGCCCAGATGGACAAGCTCGCCGCCCGCCTCGGCATCGACCCCGCCGAGCTGCGCATGCGGAACGTCATGTCCACCGGCGATCTGCTGCCCACCGGCCAGACCGTCACCTGCCCCGCCCCCGTCGCCGAACTCCTCGCCGCCGTGAGGGACTTCCCGCTGCCCGCCCTCCCGAAGGACACCCCCGAGGAGGACTGGCTGCTGCCCGGCGGGCCGGAGGGCGCGGGCGAACCCGGCGCCGTGCGGCGGGGCGTGGGTTACGCGCTCGGCATGGTGCACATGCTCGGCGCCGAGGGCACCGACGAGGTGTCCACCGCCACCGTCCGGGTCCTCGACGGCGTCGCCACCGTCATCTGCTCGGCGGTGGACACCGGGTCGGGCTTCACCACCCTCGCCCGCCAGATCGTCCAGGAGACCCTCGGCGTCGACGAGGTCCACGTGGCCCCCGTCGACACCGACCAGCCCCCGGCCGGCGCCGCCACCCACGGCCGGCACACCTGGGTCTCCGGCGGCGCCGTCGAGCGCGCCGCCAAGATGGTCCGCACCCAGCTCCTCCAGCCGCTGGCCCACAAGTTCGGCATGTCGACCGAGCTGCTCCAGATCAGCGACGGCAAGATCACCTCGTACGACGGGGTCCTCTCGACCACCGTCGCCGAGGAGATGCACGGCAAGGAGCTGTGGGCCACCGCCCAGTGCCGCCCGCACCCCACCGAGCCGCTGGACGAGTCCGGGCAGGGCGACGCCTTCGTCGGCCTCGCCTTCTGCGCGATCCGCGCGGTCGTCGACGTCGACATCGAACTCGGCGCCGTCCGGGTCGTGGAGATGGCCGTCGCCCAGGACGTCGGCCGCGTCCTCAACCCCGCCCAGCTCGCCACCCGCATCGAGGCCGGCGTCACCCAGGGCGTCGGCGCGGCCCTCACCGAGAACCTGCGCACCGCCCGCGGCCTGGTCCGCCACCCGGACTTCACCGGCTACGCGCTGCCGACCTCGCTGGACGCCCCGGACATCCGGATCGTGAAGCTCGTCGAGGAGCGGGACGTCGTCGCCCCCTTCGGCGCGAAGGCGGCGAGCGCCGTCCCGGTCGTCACCTCGCCCGCGGCGGTGGCGGCCGCGGTCCGCGCGGCGACCGGCCGCCCGGTCAACCGGCTGCCGATCCGGCCGCAGGCGGCGGTGGCGGCGACCCCCTAG
- a CDS encoding carbohydrate ABC transporter permease: MTAFRIPGVRRPGRLLAETAALLTAVVVAFPLYWMVLSALKPAGEIQSTEPRPWTLSPSLDSFRRVFEQQDFGRYFLNSLLVATAVVLASAVIAFLAATAVTRFRFRFRTTLLVMFLVAQMVPVEALTIPLFFLMRDAGLLNTLGSLVLPHLAFSLPFAIWMLRGFVRAVPEALEEQARIDGASHARFLWTILFPLVLPGLVATSVFSFISTWNDFLFAKSFLISDTSQSTLPMALLVFFKPDENDWGGIMAGSTVMTLPVLVFFVLVQRRLVSGLGGAVKD, encoded by the coding sequence GTGACCGCGTTCCGCATCCCCGGCGTCCGCCGCCCCGGGCGGCTGCTCGCCGAGACGGCGGCCCTGCTCACCGCCGTCGTCGTCGCCTTCCCGCTGTACTGGATGGTCCTCTCCGCCCTCAAGCCGGCCGGCGAGATCCAGTCGACCGAACCCCGGCCGTGGACGCTCTCGCCGTCCCTCGACTCCTTCCGGCGCGTCTTCGAGCAGCAGGACTTCGGCCGCTACTTCCTCAACAGCCTGCTGGTGGCGACGGCGGTCGTCCTCGCCTCCGCCGTCATCGCCTTCCTCGCGGCCACCGCCGTCACCCGCTTCCGCTTCCGGTTCCGCACCACCCTCCTGGTGATGTTCCTGGTGGCGCAGATGGTGCCGGTCGAGGCACTGACCATCCCGCTCTTCTTCCTCATGCGGGACGCCGGACTCCTCAACACCCTCGGCTCGCTCGTCCTCCCGCACCTCGCCTTCTCGCTGCCGTTCGCGATCTGGATGCTGCGCGGCTTCGTCCGGGCCGTGCCGGAGGCGCTGGAGGAGCAGGCCCGGATCGACGGGGCGAGCCACGCCCGCTTCCTGTGGACGATCCTCTTCCCGCTGGTCCTGCCCGGCCTCGTGGCCACCAGCGTCTTCTCGTTCATCTCCACCTGGAACGACTTCCTCTTCGCCAAGTCGTTCCTCATCAGCGACACCTCGCAGTCCACCCTCCCGATGGCGCTGCTGGTCTTCTTCAAGCCCGACGAGAACGACTGGGGAGGCATCATGGCCGGCTCGACCGTGATGACCCTCCCGGTGCTCGTCTTCTTCGTACTCGTACAGCGCCGTCTCGTCTCCGGACTGGGCGGGGCGGTGAAGGACTGA
- a CDS encoding DUF3039 domain-containing protein, translating to MSTLEPERGAGTGTLVEPTPQVSHGDGDHERYAHYVQKDKIMASALDGTPVVALCGKVWVPGRDPKKYPVCPMCKEIYESMGSGGDKDKDKGGKGK from the coding sequence ATGAGCACTCTCGAGCCCGAGCGCGGGGCAGGTACGGGAACCCTCGTCGAGCCGACGCCGCAGGTGTCCCACGGTGACGGCGACCACGAGCGCTACGCCCATTACGTCCAGAAGGACAAGATCATGGCGAGTGCCCTCGACGGCACTCCCGTCGTCGCCCTGTGCGGCAAGGTCTGGGTGCCGGGGCGCGACCCCAAGAAGTACCCGGTCTGTCCCATGTGCAAGGAGATCTACGAGTCCATGGGCTCGGGTGGCGACAAGGACAAGGACAAGGGCGGCAAGGGGAAGTAA
- a CDS encoding (2Fe-2S)-binding protein: protein MNTGNHEQNETAAPAAPGGWEPIPQSEGYDEGATAFVHLPPEFMLDGVPLEAPGHGYTPPMIVPLQPLAQPAEGVEFFAPEPGQGFPEQGPEPHGYGDESAGAPVVRPYVEHDPHATAEWHFGGTGQWELPADGLTAYPAEPVVPEMPVVAEAPVVADVPVVPAVPEMPVVPEMPVVPEAVELPSDVPPAAPLDAPLDVPVAGAPAEAALDASPEPVSYEQAPPTLPGGAPAPWAVPEAVAEPVTEPAAEPEPGPEPEPDHEHAPAARTEADAAVVAAGAAPDAPVPSYTSVDSDEHPHTSYVLRVNGADRPVTDSWIGESLLYVLRERLGLAGAKDGCSQGECGACNVQVDGRLVASCLVPAATTAGCEVRTVEGLAVDGEPSDVQRALSRCGTVQCGFCIPGMCMTVHDLLEGNHAPTELETRQALAGNLCRCSGYNGVLQAVEDVIAERAAGEHVTAGEDDASARIPHQHDGGRA, encoded by the coding sequence GTGAACACCGGCAACCACGAGCAGAACGAGACCGCGGCCCCGGCCGCGCCGGGCGGCTGGGAGCCGATCCCGCAGAGCGAGGGGTACGACGAGGGCGCGACCGCCTTCGTCCATCTGCCGCCGGAGTTCATGCTGGACGGCGTCCCCCTGGAGGCCCCCGGCCACGGCTACACGCCGCCGATGATCGTGCCGCTCCAGCCGCTCGCGCAGCCGGCCGAGGGCGTCGAGTTCTTCGCCCCGGAGCCCGGGCAGGGCTTCCCGGAGCAGGGCCCCGAGCCGCACGGGTACGGCGACGAGAGCGCGGGCGCGCCGGTGGTCCGGCCGTACGTGGAGCACGACCCGCACGCGACGGCGGAGTGGCACTTCGGCGGGACCGGGCAGTGGGAGCTGCCGGCGGACGGGCTCACCGCGTACCCGGCGGAGCCGGTGGTGCCGGAGATGCCGGTGGTTGCCGAGGCGCCGGTGGTGGCCGACGTGCCGGTGGTGCCTGCGGTGCCGGAGATGCCGGTGGTCCCGGAGATGCCGGTGGTCCCGGAGGCCGTGGAGCTGCCGTCGGACGTGCCGCCGGCCGCGCCCCTGGACGCGCCCCTGGACGTGCCGGTCGCCGGCGCGCCCGCCGAGGCGGCCCTCGACGCGTCGCCCGAGCCCGTCTCGTACGAGCAGGCCCCACCGACCCTGCCCGGCGGCGCGCCGGCGCCGTGGGCGGTGCCGGAGGCCGTGGCGGAGCCGGTGACCGAGCCCGCCGCGGAACCGGAGCCGGGGCCCGAACCCGAACCGGACCACGAGCACGCGCCGGCGGCGCGGACGGAGGCGGACGCGGCCGTCGTGGCCGCCGGGGCCGCACCGGACGCCCCGGTGCCCTCGTACACCTCCGTCGACAGCGACGAGCACCCGCACACCTCCTACGTGCTGCGGGTCAACGGCGCCGACCGGCCCGTCACCGACTCCTGGATCGGCGAGTCGCTGCTCTACGTGCTCCGCGAGCGGCTCGGTCTCGCCGGCGCCAAGGACGGCTGCTCGCAGGGCGAGTGCGGGGCGTGCAACGTCCAGGTCGACGGGCGGCTCGTGGCCTCCTGCCTGGTGCCGGCCGCGACCACCGCCGGGTGCGAGGTGCGGACCGTCGAGGGGCTCGCGGTGGACGGCGAGCCGTCCGACGTCCAGCGTGCGCTCTCGCGCTGCGGCACCGTGCAGTGCGGCTTCTGCATCCCGGGCATGTGCATGACCGTGCACGACCTGCTCGAAGGCAACCACGCCCCCACCGAGCTGGAGACCCGCCAGGCCCTCGCCGGCAACCTCTGCCGCTGCTCCGGCTACAACGGCGTGCTCCAGGCCGTGGAGGACGTCATCGCCGAGCGCGCCGCCGGCGAACACGTCACCGCGGGCGAGGACGACGCCTCGGCCCGCATCCCGCACCAGCACGACGGAGGCAGGGCGTGA
- a CDS encoding beta-N-acetylhexosaminidase — protein sequence MTETDLIPAPLTARHPRGSRALDATTALDAGPGTGGTARWLRTVLGAATGLPLPDGTGPGAIRLRISPETGKEYGPEGYRLSVTGDGVLLDGGGPAGLFWGAQTLRQLLGPDAYRRAPLPGRTWALPYTEIADRPRFGWRGLLLDVSRHFTAKDDVLRLLDLMAAHKLNVFHFHLTDDQGWRIEIERYPRLTEVGAWRARSKRGHRASPLWDETPHGGHYTQDDIREIVAHAAARHITVVPEIDLPGHAQAAIAAYPWLGNTDVVDTAALTVWDTWGVNPNVLAPTEEVLRFYEGVLEEVLELFPSEFVHIGGDECPKDQWKASPAAQARIAELGVGDEDGLQSWFIRHFDRWLTARGRRLIGWDEILEGGLAEGAAVSSWRGYGGGIAAAEAGHDVVMCPEQHVYLDHRQHDGPDEPVPIGFVRTLEDVYRFEPVPPGLSEAAARHVLGTQANVWTEVLENRARVDYQVFPRLAAFAEVAWSALPAPDDRDTDGFLRRMETHYRRLDALGVAYRPPTGPAPWQRRPGLLGRPIDGPPPIV from the coding sequence ATGACAGAGACGGATCTGATCCCGGCACCCCTGACGGCCCGCCACCCCCGGGGCAGCCGCGCGCTCGACGCCACCACCGCCCTGGACGCCGGACCCGGCACCGGGGGCACCGCCCGCTGGCTGCGCACCGTGCTCGGCGCCGCCACCGGGCTGCCCCTGCCCGACGGCACCGGACCCGGCGCGATCCGGCTCCGGATCTCCCCGGAGACCGGGAAGGAGTACGGCCCCGAGGGCTACCGGCTCTCCGTGACCGGGGACGGCGTCCTCCTCGACGGCGGCGGCCCCGCCGGGCTCTTCTGGGGCGCCCAGACCCTGCGCCAGCTCCTCGGCCCCGACGCGTACCGGCGGGCGCCGCTGCCCGGCCGGACCTGGGCGCTCCCGTACACCGAGATCGCCGACCGCCCCCGCTTCGGCTGGCGGGGCCTCCTCCTCGACGTGTCCCGGCACTTCACCGCCAAGGACGACGTGCTGCGGCTGCTCGACCTGATGGCCGCGCACAAGCTGAACGTCTTCCACTTCCACCTCACCGACGACCAGGGCTGGCGGATCGAGATCGAGCGGTACCCGCGCCTCACCGAGGTCGGCGCCTGGCGGGCCCGCTCCAAGCGCGGCCACCGCGCCTCGCCGCTGTGGGACGAGACCCCGCACGGCGGCCACTACACCCAGGACGACATCCGCGAGATCGTCGCCCACGCCGCCGCACGGCACATCACCGTCGTCCCCGAGATCGACCTCCCCGGCCACGCGCAGGCCGCCATCGCCGCGTACCCCTGGCTCGGCAACACCGACGTCGTCGACACCGCCGCCCTCACCGTCTGGGACACCTGGGGCGTCAACCCGAACGTCCTCGCCCCGACCGAGGAGGTGCTGCGCTTCTACGAGGGCGTCCTGGAGGAGGTCCTGGAGCTCTTCCCCTCGGAGTTCGTGCACATCGGCGGCGACGAGTGCCCCAAGGACCAGTGGAAGGCGTCCCCGGCCGCCCAGGCCCGGATCGCGGAACTCGGCGTCGGCGACGAGGACGGGCTCCAGTCCTGGTTCATCCGCCACTTCGACCGCTGGCTCACCGCCCGCGGCCGCCGCCTCATCGGCTGGGACGAGATCCTCGAAGGCGGCCTCGCCGAGGGCGCGGCCGTGTCGTCCTGGCGCGGGTACGGCGGCGGCATCGCCGCCGCCGAGGCCGGCCACGACGTCGTCATGTGCCCCGAACAGCACGTCTACCTCGACCACCGGCAGCACGACGGCCCCGACGAACCCGTCCCGATCGGCTTCGTGCGCACCCTGGAGGACGTCTACCGCTTCGAGCCCGTCCCGCCCGGCCTGTCCGAGGCGGCGGCCCGGCACGTCCTCGGCACCCAGGCCAACGTGTGGACCGAGGTGCTGGAGAACCGGGCCCGCGTCGACTACCAGGTCTTCCCCCGCCTCGCCGCCTTCGCCGAGGTCGCCTGGTCCGCGCTGCCCGCCCCCGACGACCGCGACACGGACGGCTTCCTGCGCCGCATGGAGACCCACTACCGGCGCCTGGACGCCCTCGGCGTCGCCTACCGGCCGCCCACCGGACCCGCCCCCTGGCAGCGCCGCCCCGGCCTCCTCGGCCGCCCGATCGACGGCCCGCCCCCGATCGTGTGA
- a CDS encoding extracellular solute-binding protein, producing the protein MKLPARITAPVALPLAALVLAACAPQTSAPAAGGDEKTGTLRVWLFQEVANQPKEKVVDEAVAAFEEKHPGAEVEVEYIPVETRAQRVKAAFNDPKSAPDVIEYGNTDTAGYVKDGGLADLTAEFTAWDQAKDTDPTARESVTVGGKVYGAPLFVGVRALYYRTDVFRDLGLTAPQSQDELVATAKKIRKARPELYGIAVGGAYTYGALPFVWAAGGDLAVKDASGAYKAALNSDAAVRGLTAYTSLLRDDNCPAATCAQMGGNATVTAFAAGKAGMAIGGDFSHAAVEAGQVKGKYAVVPLPGTTPGSVAPAFAGGNNIGVLKSTAHRTLAVELTKTLAGKETQARLFDAMGFLPTFTDVRTAAAARKPFVKPFIDTLAAGTRFVPATAAWGRIDSSLVVPTMLQEIASGRKDVKDAAADAAKKMDAAFAEAG; encoded by the coding sequence ATGAAGCTTCCTGCCCGGATCACCGCCCCCGTCGCCCTGCCGCTCGCCGCCCTCGTCCTCGCCGCCTGCGCGCCCCAGACCTCCGCCCCCGCCGCCGGCGGCGACGAGAAGACCGGCACCCTGCGCGTCTGGCTCTTCCAGGAGGTCGCCAACCAGCCCAAGGAGAAGGTCGTCGACGAGGCCGTCGCCGCCTTCGAGGAGAAACACCCCGGCGCCGAGGTCGAGGTCGAGTACATCCCCGTCGAGACCCGCGCCCAGCGCGTCAAGGCGGCCTTCAACGACCCGAAGTCCGCCCCCGACGTCATCGAGTACGGCAACACCGACACCGCCGGATACGTGAAGGACGGCGGACTCGCCGACCTCACCGCCGAGTTCACCGCCTGGGACCAGGCGAAGGACACCGACCCCACCGCCCGCGAGTCCGTCACCGTCGGCGGAAAGGTCTACGGCGCCCCGCTCTTCGTCGGCGTCAGGGCCCTCTACTACCGCACCGACGTCTTCCGCGACCTCGGCCTCACCGCCCCCCAGAGCCAGGACGAACTCGTCGCGACCGCGAAGAAGATACGCAAGGCCAGGCCCGAGCTGTACGGCATCGCCGTCGGCGGCGCCTACACCTACGGCGCCCTCCCCTTCGTCTGGGCCGCCGGCGGCGACCTCGCCGTCAAGGACGCCTCCGGCGCCTACAAGGCCGCCCTGAACAGCGACGCCGCCGTCCGCGGCCTCACCGCCTACACCTCGCTCCTCCGCGACGACAACTGCCCCGCCGCCACCTGCGCCCAGATGGGCGGCAACGCCACCGTCACCGCCTTCGCCGCCGGCAAGGCCGGCATGGCCATCGGCGGCGACTTCAGCCACGCCGCCGTCGAGGCCGGCCAGGTCAAGGGCAAGTACGCCGTCGTCCCGCTCCCCGGCACCACGCCCGGCTCCGTCGCCCCCGCCTTCGCCGGCGGCAACAACATCGGCGTCCTGAAGTCCACCGCCCACCGCACCCTCGCCGTCGAGCTGACGAAGACCCTCGCCGGCAAGGAGACCCAGGCCAGGCTGTTCGACGCGATGGGCTTCCTGCCCACCTTCACCGACGTCCGCACCGCCGCCGCCGCGCGCAAGCCCTTCGTGAAGCCCTTCATCGACACCCTCGCCGCCGGCACGAGGTTCGTGCCCGCCACCGCCGCCTGGGGCCGCATCGACTCCTCGCTCGTCGTCCCCACGATGCTCCAGGAGATCGCCAGCGGCCGGAAGGACGTGAAGGACGCCGCCGCCGACGCGGCGAAGAAGATGGACGCGGCCTTCGCCGAGGCGGGCTGA
- a CDS encoding FAD binding domain-containing protein, with product MTTHAPQTAQSVTLPASLDEAVAALTAMPAAVPVAGGTDLMAAVNRGQLRPAGLVGLSRINEIRGWQYQDGHALLGAGLTHARMGRPDFAALIPALAAASRAAGPPQIRNAGTLGGNVVTAAPTGDSLPVLAALEADLVVVGPLGSREIPVSHLLAGRDLLAPGELVAFVRVPLLHAPQVFLKATGRTGPARATASVAVVLDPARRGVRCAVGAVAPMPLRPLEAERWIASLVDWDNDRGLAPEALTAFGEYVAAACVPDPPDGEQLPPAVQHLRRTVATLARRALGRALS from the coding sequence TTGACCACGCACGCACCACAGACGGCGCAGTCCGTGACGCTGCCCGCCTCGCTCGACGAGGCCGTGGCCGCGCTGACCGCCATGCCGGCCGCCGTGCCCGTCGCCGGCGGCACCGACCTGATGGCCGCCGTCAACCGCGGCCAGCTCCGCCCCGCCGGGCTCGTCGGCCTCAGCCGCATCAACGAGATCCGCGGCTGGCAGTACCAGGACGGCCACGCCCTCCTCGGCGCGGGCCTCACCCACGCCCGCATGGGCCGCCCCGACTTCGCCGCCCTCATCCCGGCCCTCGCCGCCGCCTCCCGCGCGGCCGGGCCGCCCCAGATCCGCAACGCCGGCACCCTCGGCGGCAACGTCGTCACCGCCGCCCCCACCGGCGACTCGCTGCCGGTCCTCGCCGCCCTGGAGGCCGACCTCGTCGTCGTCGGCCCGCTCGGCAGCCGCGAGATCCCCGTCTCGCACCTCCTCGCGGGCCGCGACCTGCTCGCCCCCGGCGAGCTCGTGGCGTTCGTCCGGGTGCCGCTGCTGCACGCCCCGCAGGTCTTCCTCAAGGCCACCGGCCGCACCGGCCCGGCCCGCGCCACCGCCTCCGTCGCCGTCGTCCTCGACCCGGCCCGGCGCGGGGTCCGCTGCGCCGTCGGCGCGGTCGCCCCGATGCCGCTGCGCCCGCTGGAGGCCGAGCGCTGGATCGCCTCCCTGGTCGACTGGGACAACGACCGGGGGCTCGCCCCGGAGGCGCTGACCGCCTTCGGCGAGTACGTGGCCGCCGCCTGTGTCCCCGATCCGCCGGACGGCGAGCAGCTGCCGCCCGCCGTACAGCACCTGCGGCGCACCGTCGCCACTCTCGCCCGCCGGGCACTGGGGAGGGCCCTGTCGTGA